One window from the genome of Tachysurus vachellii isolate PV-2020 chromosome 5, HZAU_Pvac_v1, whole genome shotgun sequence encodes:
- the cnot10 gene encoding CCR4-NOT transcription complex subunit 10 isoform X3, with product MAETNSDQVTDMKHNTVSSGISDKEKEMATNALEAFTSGKYDDALKQLESLQELNKEDYKIAMNKAVAEFYKSGQTTSSTLKQTLIMIKNQVHSAVEDIDGLDGVENSILYYNQAVIHYHMRQYSEAIAIGEKLYQFLEPFEEKFAQAVCFLLVDLYLLTFQPEKALQLLAVLEKHSVQGNNKNGKGEDLSNTARESAAQKAELAAMIEAAKSRMHQYKVRAYIQMKSLKACKREIKSVMNTAGNSATSLFLKSNFEYLRGNYRKAVKLLNSSNIAEHPGPLKTGECVRCMFWNNLGCIHFAMGKHNLGVFYFKKALQENDHTCAQLGDGKNDQAKKFTGIPMCALLANKRYELLYNCGIQLLHLGRPLAAFECLMEAVQVYHSNPRLWLRLAECCIAANKGSSEQETKGLPSKKGIVQSIVGQGYHRKIVLASHSTQNTTYSEGQSAAIPVASMEFAAICLRNALLLLPEHQQHEGKPENSSKNSSQSGSTESGSENSDACSGKSQEGDKFIPAAPSSPLRKQEVENLRCCILACSAYVALALGDNLIALNHADKLLHQPKLSGSLKFLGHLYAAEALISLDRISDAITHLNPENVTDVSLGVSPSEQDQGSDKGDLEPVESWKQTPQCYPSSLSSARAMMLFNLGSAYCLRSEYDKARKCLHQAASMVSAKEIPPEAILLAVYLELQNGNTQLALQIIKRNQLLPSVKPSSSPDLRQKPQPLQPVQPIQPIQMPSSFTQVQRK from the exons ACCAAGTAACTGACATGAAACACAACACTGTTTCTTCAGGGATTTCAGACAAGGAAAAAGAGATGGCTACAAATGCCCTTGAAGCCTTTACG TCTGGCAAGTATGACGATGCCCTAAAGCAGCTGGAAAGCCTCCAAGAGCTGAACAAAGAAGACTACAAGATTGCTATGAACAAAGCTGTTGCTGAGTTTTACAAAAGTGGTCAGACAACATCAAGCACCTTGAAGCAAActttaataatgataaaaaatcaG GTGCATTCGGCTGTGGAGGATATTGATGGTTTAGATGGCGTTGAAAACAGCATTCTCTATTACAATCAAGCTGTCATTCACTACCACATGCGGCAGTATTCCGAAGCAATAGCCATTGGAGAGAAGCTCTACCAGTTTCTGGAACCTTTTG AAGAGAAGTTTGCTCAGGCGGTGTGCTTCCTGTTGGTGGATCTTTACTTGCTCACCTTCCAGCCAGAGAAAGCACTACAGCTCCTTGCAGTACTTGAGAAACACTCTGTACAAGGCAACAATAAAAATGGCAAAGGAGAG GATCTGAGTAACACAGCCAGAGAATCTGCTGCTCAGAAAGCTGAACTTGCAGCCATGATTGAGGCAGCCAAGTCCCGCATGCACCAG TATAAAGTGCGGGCTTACATTCAGATGAAATCCCTGAAGGCTTGTAAAAGAGAGATCAAGTCTGTTATGAACACAGCTGGAAAT tctgccACATCTCTCTTTCTGAAGAGCAATTTTGAGTATCTGAGGGGAAATTACCGTAAAGCAGTGAAACTCCTCAATAGCTCTAACATTGCTGAACATCCTGGACCCCTCAAAACAG GTGAATGTGTGCGCTGCATGTTCTGGAATAATCTGGGCTGTATTCACTTTGCTATGGGGAAGCACAACCTGGGAGTCTTCTACTTTAAGAAAGCCCTGCAAGAGAACGACCATACATGTGCGCAGCTAGGAGATGGCAAGAACGACCAGG CTAAGAAGTTCACAGGTATTCCCATGTGTGCTCTGCTGGCAAATAAGCGCTACGAGCTGCTTTATAATTGCGGCATTCAGCTTCTGCACCTCGGCCGGCCACTGGCCGCCTTTGAATGTTTAATGGAAGCAGTGCAAGTATACCATTCGAACCCTCGTCTCTGGCTGCGGCTTGCTGAGTGCTGCATCGCTGCCAACAAAGGG AGTTCAGAGCAGGAAACTAAAGGTCTGCCCAGTAAGAAGGGAATAGTTCAGTCCATTGTAGGACAGGGTTATCATCGCAAGATTGTCCTGGCATCACATTCTACACAGAACACAACCTACAG tgaggGTCAGTCAGCAGCAATCCCTGTAGCAAGTATGGAGTTTGCTGCAATCTGTTTGAGAAATGCATTGCTCCTGCTGCCTGAGCACCAGCAACATGAGGGCAAACCAGAGAATAGCTCTAAAAACTCCAGCCAATCAGGAAGCACAGAGAGCGGCAGTGAGAACAGCGATGCCTGCAG TGGGAAGAGCCAAGAGGGGGACAAGTTCATTCCTGCTGCCCCCTCATCACCTCTTAGAAAACAGGAAGTTGAGAACCTCAG GTGCTGCATTTTAGCCTGTAGTGCTTATGTGGCTTTGGCCCTTGGGGACAACTTGATTGCACTTAATCATGCAGATAAACTCTTACATCAGCCCAAGTTGTCAGGATCCCTCAA GTTCTTGGGTCATTTATATGCTGCTGAAGCTCTGATCTCTCTGGATCGAATCTCTGATGCCATAACTCACCTCAACCCAGAGAATGTTACTGACGTTTCACTAGGTGTGTCGCCCAGTGAACAAGACCAGG GGTCAGATAAAGGAGATTTAGAGCCTGTTGAATCCT GGAAACAAACTCCTCAGTGTTACCCCAGTAGTCTGAGCTCTGCCAGGGCCATGATGCTGTTTAATCTGGGCAGTGCTTATTGTCTGAGGAGTGAATATGACAAAGCACGCAAGTGCCTTCATCAG GCAGCCTCTATGGTCAGTGCAAAAGAGATTCCACCAGAAGCCATTTTACTGGCAGTCTACCTAGAACTACAGAATG GTAACACACAGCTGGCTCTCCAGATCATCAAAAGGAATCAGTTACTCCCATCAGTGAAGCCCTCGTCCTCTCCGGACCTGCGCCAGAAGCCTCAGCCATTACAGCCTGTGCAGCCCATCCAGCCTATACAAATGCCCTCGTCCTTCACACAAGTACAACGCAAATGA
- the cnot10 gene encoding CCR4-NOT transcription complex subunit 10 isoform X2, which translates to MAETNSDQVTDMKHNTVSSGISDKEKEMATNALEAFTSGKYDDALKQLESLQELNKEDYKIAMNKAVAEFYKSGQTTSSTLKQTLIMIKNQVHSAVEDIDGLDGVENSILYYNQAVIHYHMRQYSEAIAIGEKLYQFLEPFEKFAQAVCFLLVDLYLLTFQPEKALQLLAVLEKHSVQGNNKNGKGEDLSNTARESAAQKAELAAMIEAAKSRMHQYKVRAYIQMKSLKACKREIKSVMNTAGNSATSLFLKSNFEYLRGNYRKAVKLLNSSNIAEHPGPLKTGECVRCMFWNNLGCIHFAMGKHNLGVFYFKKALQENDHTCAQLGDGKNDQAKKFTGIPMCALLANKRYELLYNCGIQLLHLGRPLAAFECLMEAVQVYHSNPRLWLRLAECCIAANKGSSEQETKGLPSKKGIVQSIVGQGYHRKIVLASHSTQNTTYSEGQSAAIPVASMEFAAICLRNALLLLPEHQQHEGKPENSSKNSSQSGSTESGSENSDACSGKSQEGDKFIPAAPSSPLRKQEVENLRCCILACSAYVALALGDNLIALNHADKLLHQPKLSGSLKFLGHLYAAEALISLDRISDAITHLNPENVTDVSLGVSPSEQDQGSDKGDLEPVESSGKQTPQCYPSSLSSARAMMLFNLGSAYCLRSEYDKARKCLHQAASMVSAKEIPPEAILLAVYLELQNGNTQLALQIIKRNQLLPSVKPSSSPDLRQKPQPLQPVQPIQPIQMPSSFTQVQRK; encoded by the exons ACCAAGTAACTGACATGAAACACAACACTGTTTCTTCAGGGATTTCAGACAAGGAAAAAGAGATGGCTACAAATGCCCTTGAAGCCTTTACG TCTGGCAAGTATGACGATGCCCTAAAGCAGCTGGAAAGCCTCCAAGAGCTGAACAAAGAAGACTACAAGATTGCTATGAACAAAGCTGTTGCTGAGTTTTACAAAAGTGGTCAGACAACATCAAGCACCTTGAAGCAAActttaataatgataaaaaatcaG GTGCATTCGGCTGTGGAGGATATTGATGGTTTAGATGGCGTTGAAAACAGCATTCTCTATTACAATCAAGCTGTCATTCACTACCACATGCGGCAGTATTCCGAAGCAATAGCCATTGGAGAGAAGCTCTACCAGTTTCTGGAACCTTTTG AGAAGTTTGCTCAGGCGGTGTGCTTCCTGTTGGTGGATCTTTACTTGCTCACCTTCCAGCCAGAGAAAGCACTACAGCTCCTTGCAGTACTTGAGAAACACTCTGTACAAGGCAACAATAAAAATGGCAAAGGAGAG GATCTGAGTAACACAGCCAGAGAATCTGCTGCTCAGAAAGCTGAACTTGCAGCCATGATTGAGGCAGCCAAGTCCCGCATGCACCAG TATAAAGTGCGGGCTTACATTCAGATGAAATCCCTGAAGGCTTGTAAAAGAGAGATCAAGTCTGTTATGAACACAGCTGGAAAT tctgccACATCTCTCTTTCTGAAGAGCAATTTTGAGTATCTGAGGGGAAATTACCGTAAAGCAGTGAAACTCCTCAATAGCTCTAACATTGCTGAACATCCTGGACCCCTCAAAACAG GTGAATGTGTGCGCTGCATGTTCTGGAATAATCTGGGCTGTATTCACTTTGCTATGGGGAAGCACAACCTGGGAGTCTTCTACTTTAAGAAAGCCCTGCAAGAGAACGACCATACATGTGCGCAGCTAGGAGATGGCAAGAACGACCAGG CTAAGAAGTTCACAGGTATTCCCATGTGTGCTCTGCTGGCAAATAAGCGCTACGAGCTGCTTTATAATTGCGGCATTCAGCTTCTGCACCTCGGCCGGCCACTGGCCGCCTTTGAATGTTTAATGGAAGCAGTGCAAGTATACCATTCGAACCCTCGTCTCTGGCTGCGGCTTGCTGAGTGCTGCATCGCTGCCAACAAAGGG AGTTCAGAGCAGGAAACTAAAGGTCTGCCCAGTAAGAAGGGAATAGTTCAGTCCATTGTAGGACAGGGTTATCATCGCAAGATTGTCCTGGCATCACATTCTACACAGAACACAACCTACAG tgaggGTCAGTCAGCAGCAATCCCTGTAGCAAGTATGGAGTTTGCTGCAATCTGTTTGAGAAATGCATTGCTCCTGCTGCCTGAGCACCAGCAACATGAGGGCAAACCAGAGAATAGCTCTAAAAACTCCAGCCAATCAGGAAGCACAGAGAGCGGCAGTGAGAACAGCGATGCCTGCAG TGGGAAGAGCCAAGAGGGGGACAAGTTCATTCCTGCTGCCCCCTCATCACCTCTTAGAAAACAGGAAGTTGAGAACCTCAG GTGCTGCATTTTAGCCTGTAGTGCTTATGTGGCTTTGGCCCTTGGGGACAACTTGATTGCACTTAATCATGCAGATAAACTCTTACATCAGCCCAAGTTGTCAGGATCCCTCAA GTTCTTGGGTCATTTATATGCTGCTGAAGCTCTGATCTCTCTGGATCGAATCTCTGATGCCATAACTCACCTCAACCCAGAGAATGTTACTGACGTTTCACTAGGTGTGTCGCCCAGTGAACAAGACCAGG GGTCAGATAAAGGAGATTTAGAGCCTGTTGAATCCT caGGGAAACAAACTCCTCAGTGTTACCCCAGTAGTCTGAGCTCTGCCAGGGCCATGATGCTGTTTAATCTGGGCAGTGCTTATTGTCTGAGGAGTGAATATGACAAAGCACGCAAGTGCCTTCATCAG GCAGCCTCTATGGTCAGTGCAAAAGAGATTCCACCAGAAGCCATTTTACTGGCAGTCTACCTAGAACTACAGAATG GTAACACACAGCTGGCTCTCCAGATCATCAAAAGGAATCAGTTACTCCCATCAGTGAAGCCCTCGTCCTCTCCGGACCTGCGCCAGAAGCCTCAGCCATTACAGCCTGTGCAGCCCATCCAGCCTATACAAATGCCCTCGTCCTTCACACAAGTACAACGCAAATGA
- the cnot10 gene encoding CCR4-NOT transcription complex subunit 10 isoform X4, translating to MKHNTVSSGISDKEKEMATNALEAFTSGKYDDALKQLESLQELNKEDYKIAMNKAVAEFYKSGQTTSSTLKQTLIMIKNQVHSAVEDIDGLDGVENSILYYNQAVIHYHMRQYSEAIAIGEKLYQFLEPFEEKFAQAVCFLLVDLYLLTFQPEKALQLLAVLEKHSVQGNNKNGKGEDLSNTARESAAQKAELAAMIEAAKSRMHQYKVRAYIQMKSLKACKREIKSVMNTAGNSATSLFLKSNFEYLRGNYRKAVKLLNSSNIAEHPGPLKTGECVRCMFWNNLGCIHFAMGKHNLGVFYFKKALQENDHTCAQLGDGKNDQAKKFTGIPMCALLANKRYELLYNCGIQLLHLGRPLAAFECLMEAVQVYHSNPRLWLRLAECCIAANKGSSEQETKGLPSKKGIVQSIVGQGYHRKIVLASHSTQNTTYSEGQSAAIPVASMEFAAICLRNALLLLPEHQQHEGKPENSSKNSSQSGSTESGSENSDACSGKSQEGDKFIPAAPSSPLRKQEVENLRCCILACSAYVALALGDNLIALNHADKLLHQPKLSGSLKFLGHLYAAEALISLDRISDAITHLNPENVTDVSLGVSPSEQDQGSDKGDLEPVESSGKQTPQCYPSSLSSARAMMLFNLGSAYCLRSEYDKARKCLHQAASMVSAKEIPPEAILLAVYLELQNGNTQLALQIIKRNQLLPSVKPSSSPDLRQKPQPLQPVQPIQPIQMPSSFTQVQRK from the exons ATGAAACACAACACTGTTTCTTCAGGGATTTCAGACAAGGAAAAAGAGATGGCTACAAATGCCCTTGAAGCCTTTACG TCTGGCAAGTATGACGATGCCCTAAAGCAGCTGGAAAGCCTCCAAGAGCTGAACAAAGAAGACTACAAGATTGCTATGAACAAAGCTGTTGCTGAGTTTTACAAAAGTGGTCAGACAACATCAAGCACCTTGAAGCAAActttaataatgataaaaaatcaG GTGCATTCGGCTGTGGAGGATATTGATGGTTTAGATGGCGTTGAAAACAGCATTCTCTATTACAATCAAGCTGTCATTCACTACCACATGCGGCAGTATTCCGAAGCAATAGCCATTGGAGAGAAGCTCTACCAGTTTCTGGAACCTTTTG AAGAGAAGTTTGCTCAGGCGGTGTGCTTCCTGTTGGTGGATCTTTACTTGCTCACCTTCCAGCCAGAGAAAGCACTACAGCTCCTTGCAGTACTTGAGAAACACTCTGTACAAGGCAACAATAAAAATGGCAAAGGAGAG GATCTGAGTAACACAGCCAGAGAATCTGCTGCTCAGAAAGCTGAACTTGCAGCCATGATTGAGGCAGCCAAGTCCCGCATGCACCAG TATAAAGTGCGGGCTTACATTCAGATGAAATCCCTGAAGGCTTGTAAAAGAGAGATCAAGTCTGTTATGAACACAGCTGGAAAT tctgccACATCTCTCTTTCTGAAGAGCAATTTTGAGTATCTGAGGGGAAATTACCGTAAAGCAGTGAAACTCCTCAATAGCTCTAACATTGCTGAACATCCTGGACCCCTCAAAACAG GTGAATGTGTGCGCTGCATGTTCTGGAATAATCTGGGCTGTATTCACTTTGCTATGGGGAAGCACAACCTGGGAGTCTTCTACTTTAAGAAAGCCCTGCAAGAGAACGACCATACATGTGCGCAGCTAGGAGATGGCAAGAACGACCAGG CTAAGAAGTTCACAGGTATTCCCATGTGTGCTCTGCTGGCAAATAAGCGCTACGAGCTGCTTTATAATTGCGGCATTCAGCTTCTGCACCTCGGCCGGCCACTGGCCGCCTTTGAATGTTTAATGGAAGCAGTGCAAGTATACCATTCGAACCCTCGTCTCTGGCTGCGGCTTGCTGAGTGCTGCATCGCTGCCAACAAAGGG AGTTCAGAGCAGGAAACTAAAGGTCTGCCCAGTAAGAAGGGAATAGTTCAGTCCATTGTAGGACAGGGTTATCATCGCAAGATTGTCCTGGCATCACATTCTACACAGAACACAACCTACAG tgaggGTCAGTCAGCAGCAATCCCTGTAGCAAGTATGGAGTTTGCTGCAATCTGTTTGAGAAATGCATTGCTCCTGCTGCCTGAGCACCAGCAACATGAGGGCAAACCAGAGAATAGCTCTAAAAACTCCAGCCAATCAGGAAGCACAGAGAGCGGCAGTGAGAACAGCGATGCCTGCAG TGGGAAGAGCCAAGAGGGGGACAAGTTCATTCCTGCTGCCCCCTCATCACCTCTTAGAAAACAGGAAGTTGAGAACCTCAG GTGCTGCATTTTAGCCTGTAGTGCTTATGTGGCTTTGGCCCTTGGGGACAACTTGATTGCACTTAATCATGCAGATAAACTCTTACATCAGCCCAAGTTGTCAGGATCCCTCAA GTTCTTGGGTCATTTATATGCTGCTGAAGCTCTGATCTCTCTGGATCGAATCTCTGATGCCATAACTCACCTCAACCCAGAGAATGTTACTGACGTTTCACTAGGTGTGTCGCCCAGTGAACAAGACCAGG GGTCAGATAAAGGAGATTTAGAGCCTGTTGAATCCT caGGGAAACAAACTCCTCAGTGTTACCCCAGTAGTCTGAGCTCTGCCAGGGCCATGATGCTGTTTAATCTGGGCAGTGCTTATTGTCTGAGGAGTGAATATGACAAAGCACGCAAGTGCCTTCATCAG GCAGCCTCTATGGTCAGTGCAAAAGAGATTCCACCAGAAGCCATTTTACTGGCAGTCTACCTAGAACTACAGAATG GTAACACACAGCTGGCTCTCCAGATCATCAAAAGGAATCAGTTACTCCCATCAGTGAAGCCCTCGTCCTCTCCGGACCTGCGCCAGAAGCCTCAGCCATTACAGCCTGTGCAGCCCATCCAGCCTATACAAATGCCCTCGTCCTTCACACAAGTACAACGCAAATGA
- the cnot10 gene encoding CCR4-NOT transcription complex subunit 10 isoform X1, which translates to MAETNSDQVTDMKHNTVSSGISDKEKEMATNALEAFTSGKYDDALKQLESLQELNKEDYKIAMNKAVAEFYKSGQTTSSTLKQTLIMIKNQVHSAVEDIDGLDGVENSILYYNQAVIHYHMRQYSEAIAIGEKLYQFLEPFEEKFAQAVCFLLVDLYLLTFQPEKALQLLAVLEKHSVQGNNKNGKGEDLSNTARESAAQKAELAAMIEAAKSRMHQYKVRAYIQMKSLKACKREIKSVMNTAGNSATSLFLKSNFEYLRGNYRKAVKLLNSSNIAEHPGPLKTGECVRCMFWNNLGCIHFAMGKHNLGVFYFKKALQENDHTCAQLGDGKNDQAKKFTGIPMCALLANKRYELLYNCGIQLLHLGRPLAAFECLMEAVQVYHSNPRLWLRLAECCIAANKGSSEQETKGLPSKKGIVQSIVGQGYHRKIVLASHSTQNTTYSEGQSAAIPVASMEFAAICLRNALLLLPEHQQHEGKPENSSKNSSQSGSTESGSENSDACSGKSQEGDKFIPAAPSSPLRKQEVENLRCCILACSAYVALALGDNLIALNHADKLLHQPKLSGSLKFLGHLYAAEALISLDRISDAITHLNPENVTDVSLGVSPSEQDQGSDKGDLEPVESSGKQTPQCYPSSLSSARAMMLFNLGSAYCLRSEYDKARKCLHQAASMVSAKEIPPEAILLAVYLELQNGNTQLALQIIKRNQLLPSVKPSSSPDLRQKPQPLQPVQPIQPIQMPSSFTQVQRK; encoded by the exons ACCAAGTAACTGACATGAAACACAACACTGTTTCTTCAGGGATTTCAGACAAGGAAAAAGAGATGGCTACAAATGCCCTTGAAGCCTTTACG TCTGGCAAGTATGACGATGCCCTAAAGCAGCTGGAAAGCCTCCAAGAGCTGAACAAAGAAGACTACAAGATTGCTATGAACAAAGCTGTTGCTGAGTTTTACAAAAGTGGTCAGACAACATCAAGCACCTTGAAGCAAActttaataatgataaaaaatcaG GTGCATTCGGCTGTGGAGGATATTGATGGTTTAGATGGCGTTGAAAACAGCATTCTCTATTACAATCAAGCTGTCATTCACTACCACATGCGGCAGTATTCCGAAGCAATAGCCATTGGAGAGAAGCTCTACCAGTTTCTGGAACCTTTTG AAGAGAAGTTTGCTCAGGCGGTGTGCTTCCTGTTGGTGGATCTTTACTTGCTCACCTTCCAGCCAGAGAAAGCACTACAGCTCCTTGCAGTACTTGAGAAACACTCTGTACAAGGCAACAATAAAAATGGCAAAGGAGAG GATCTGAGTAACACAGCCAGAGAATCTGCTGCTCAGAAAGCTGAACTTGCAGCCATGATTGAGGCAGCCAAGTCCCGCATGCACCAG TATAAAGTGCGGGCTTACATTCAGATGAAATCCCTGAAGGCTTGTAAAAGAGAGATCAAGTCTGTTATGAACACAGCTGGAAAT tctgccACATCTCTCTTTCTGAAGAGCAATTTTGAGTATCTGAGGGGAAATTACCGTAAAGCAGTGAAACTCCTCAATAGCTCTAACATTGCTGAACATCCTGGACCCCTCAAAACAG GTGAATGTGTGCGCTGCATGTTCTGGAATAATCTGGGCTGTATTCACTTTGCTATGGGGAAGCACAACCTGGGAGTCTTCTACTTTAAGAAAGCCCTGCAAGAGAACGACCATACATGTGCGCAGCTAGGAGATGGCAAGAACGACCAGG CTAAGAAGTTCACAGGTATTCCCATGTGTGCTCTGCTGGCAAATAAGCGCTACGAGCTGCTTTATAATTGCGGCATTCAGCTTCTGCACCTCGGCCGGCCACTGGCCGCCTTTGAATGTTTAATGGAAGCAGTGCAAGTATACCATTCGAACCCTCGTCTCTGGCTGCGGCTTGCTGAGTGCTGCATCGCTGCCAACAAAGGG AGTTCAGAGCAGGAAACTAAAGGTCTGCCCAGTAAGAAGGGAATAGTTCAGTCCATTGTAGGACAGGGTTATCATCGCAAGATTGTCCTGGCATCACATTCTACACAGAACACAACCTACAG tgaggGTCAGTCAGCAGCAATCCCTGTAGCAAGTATGGAGTTTGCTGCAATCTGTTTGAGAAATGCATTGCTCCTGCTGCCTGAGCACCAGCAACATGAGGGCAAACCAGAGAATAGCTCTAAAAACTCCAGCCAATCAGGAAGCACAGAGAGCGGCAGTGAGAACAGCGATGCCTGCAG TGGGAAGAGCCAAGAGGGGGACAAGTTCATTCCTGCTGCCCCCTCATCACCTCTTAGAAAACAGGAAGTTGAGAACCTCAG GTGCTGCATTTTAGCCTGTAGTGCTTATGTGGCTTTGGCCCTTGGGGACAACTTGATTGCACTTAATCATGCAGATAAACTCTTACATCAGCCCAAGTTGTCAGGATCCCTCAA GTTCTTGGGTCATTTATATGCTGCTGAAGCTCTGATCTCTCTGGATCGAATCTCTGATGCCATAACTCACCTCAACCCAGAGAATGTTACTGACGTTTCACTAGGTGTGTCGCCCAGTGAACAAGACCAGG GGTCAGATAAAGGAGATTTAGAGCCTGTTGAATCCT caGGGAAACAAACTCCTCAGTGTTACCCCAGTAGTCTGAGCTCTGCCAGGGCCATGATGCTGTTTAATCTGGGCAGTGCTTATTGTCTGAGGAGTGAATATGACAAAGCACGCAAGTGCCTTCATCAG GCAGCCTCTATGGTCAGTGCAAAAGAGATTCCACCAGAAGCCATTTTACTGGCAGTCTACCTAGAACTACAGAATG GTAACACACAGCTGGCTCTCCAGATCATCAAAAGGAATCAGTTACTCCCATCAGTGAAGCCCTCGTCCTCTCCGGACCTGCGCCAGAAGCCTCAGCCATTACAGCCTGTGCAGCCCATCCAGCCTATACAAATGCCCTCGTCCTTCACACAAGTACAACGCAAATGA